A stretch of Sphingomicrobium flavum DNA encodes these proteins:
- a CDS encoding FlgO family outer membrane protein, which produces MADIFLSYARADQPRVEKLAAALEEAGYTLWWDKHLRGGHQFSEDIEAAIAEAKAVLVVWSKDAVKSEWVRDEAAYGRDHNKLVPVRIDDTLPPMGYRQRHAIDLNGDDAMAALTEALDALVGGHHEAHQHAANSGKSKHAPILVGAALAVALLGATGYFVTQQGEPTTATAEVEDRDSIAVLPFVAQSSDEDDQFFADGITEEIMNRLDALGEFRVLPRTTVFSLRDSGEDVDALTKRLNVDYIVEGSLRRGGDDVRVTARLIRTGTGETVWSYSYDGSRDDVLQFQSDIAEKVASSLDVLLDERLLARMEDAGINDPEAFALGAKATELYSRAHGELTDLSLLYEATQLYDQAFAKAPKLVEAQTQASDLYSHILLDSFADITHPELPQEVTANPREQLLERLAIARRNASTRRHRLAIDLYAAAFSDDWSDVASLSRQAHVEAQGCSIPNWNTFLVAAFDKVDFIADTLLAQQECYTADSIRMYNSFWELGRVDRLDDARATLQRLKRDGDKTSDLESVLAIWEGDAERALRLARRSDRLYHLQTARAFAGREIDKVREFLATQNVPIYEQISFYALIGDRDAANRLARKVDARRGGATALQIAADFCNCGAPWDIENTPNYAAMLEKTPYSWPPRKPLNWPMKDW; this is translated from the coding sequence ATGGCCGACATCTTCCTCTCCTACGCCCGCGCCGACCAGCCGCGTGTCGAAAAGCTGGCGGCCGCGCTGGAGGAAGCGGGCTATACGCTCTGGTGGGACAAGCATCTGCGCGGCGGGCACCAGTTCAGCGAAGATATCGAAGCCGCCATCGCTGAGGCCAAGGCCGTCCTCGTCGTCTGGTCCAAGGATGCAGTAAAATCAGAATGGGTGCGCGATGAAGCCGCTTATGGCCGCGATCACAACAAGCTCGTTCCCGTACGCATCGACGACACATTGCCCCCCATGGGCTATCGCCAGCGCCACGCCATTGACTTGAACGGCGATGACGCCATGGCGGCTCTGACGGAGGCGCTCGACGCCCTGGTCGGCGGCCACCACGAAGCGCATCAACACGCTGCCAACTCAGGCAAAAGCAAGCATGCCCCCATCCTTGTCGGTGCCGCACTCGCCGTCGCCCTGCTCGGGGCCACCGGCTATTTTGTCACCCAGCAAGGCGAACCGACCACGGCGACCGCCGAAGTCGAAGATCGCGATAGCATCGCCGTCCTGCCCTTCGTCGCCCAGTCTTCCGATGAAGACGACCAGTTCTTCGCCGACGGGATCACCGAGGAGATCATGAACCGCCTCGATGCGCTGGGCGAGTTCCGGGTGCTGCCGCGCACGACCGTCTTCAGCCTGCGCGACAGCGGCGAAGATGTCGACGCGCTCACAAAGCGCCTCAATGTCGATTATATCGTTGAAGGTTCGCTCCGCCGCGGCGGCGATGATGTCCGTGTCACCGCGCGGCTCATTCGCACCGGAACCGGCGAGACCGTCTGGTCCTACAGCTATGACGGCAGCCGCGACGATGTACTCCAGTTCCAGTCCGATATTGCCGAAAAGGTCGCATCCTCGCTCGATGTGCTGCTGGACGAGCGACTGCTTGCGCGCATGGAAGATGCCGGCATCAATGATCCCGAAGCGTTCGCGCTTGGTGCGAAGGCCACCGAGCTCTATTCGAGGGCGCATGGCGAGCTCACCGATCTCAGCTTGCTGTACGAGGCGACGCAGCTCTACGACCAGGCCTTCGCAAAGGCGCCCAAGCTCGTCGAAGCGCAGACGCAGGCCTCCGATCTCTATTCGCATATCCTGCTAGATAGTTTTGCGGACATCACGCATCCCGAGCTTCCCCAGGAGGTCACGGCAAATCCACGCGAACAGTTGCTGGAACGCCTTGCCATCGCTCGTAGAAATGCTTCCACCCGGCGGCACCGGCTGGCGATTGACCTTTACGCCGCGGCCTTTTCGGACGACTGGAGCGACGTCGCGTCCCTGTCCCGCCAGGCACATGTCGAAGCACAGGGCTGCAGTATTCCCAACTGGAATACATTCCTTGTCGCTGCTTTCGACAAGGTCGACTTCATCGCGGACACGCTGCTGGCCCAGCAGGAATGCTACACCGCCGATAGCATTCGGATGTACAACAGCTTCTGGGAATTGGGTCGGGTCGATCGCCTCGATGATGCCCGGGCGACGTTGCAGCGATTGAAGCGTGACGGCGACAAGACCTCCGACCTCGAGTCTGTCCTGGCGATCTGGGAAGGCGATGCCGAGCGCGCGCTTCGCCTGGCGAGGCGCAGCGACCGTCTTTATCACCTGCAGACAGCCCGCGCCTTTGCAGGTCGGGAAATTGACAAGGTCCGCGAGTTTCTCGCCACCCAGAACGTCCCGATTTACGAGCAGATTTCTTTCTATGCCCTGATAGGTGATCGCGATGCCGCCAACCGCCTCGCGCGCAAGGTCGACGCCCGGCGGGGCGGTGCCACCGCGCTACAAATCGCGGCTGATTTTTGTAATTGCGGCGCCCCGTGGGACATTGAGAACACGCCCAACTATGCGGCGATGCTGGAGAAGACGCCCTATAGCTGGCCACCCCGCAAGCCGCTCAACTGGCCGATGAAGGACTGGTAA
- a CDS encoding TIR domain-containing protein — protein MADIFLSYARADQPRIEKLAAALEEAGYSVWWDRHIRSGAEFARDIEAALKEAKAVIVAWSEHASESEWVREEASYARDHGKLVALRLDDSMPPFGYRQRQATDFSHGLFDETALHSLTEAIDALVGGAHEVEPATPRKRVPVNALVAGLLILLIGALAIMRPGPLAEIFAGEEGEAASVTLAVLPFQEIGAQAGSGRDIASRIADALGGRAYMSLVSPGTTFAAADNGGAPGDIAERVNATHFVEGDLRQDGGELKLSLRLVDAASGQPVWTRQFDRPAGQQTALVQDAVARLAAAVQARLGVGEGMLSDYRGVSPEILADYRSGMEEMLANDSDEARLAAHQYFDSVAERAPEWADAHAAKAASMIESGPNNLALSVDEFMSHQREAYERALASDPTNRWALIAKAYTATRAHGDPQTAIATARRAVELYPRSAESQRILGIALLVGGHYREALTHLDRARAIDAGIFTTPYRLLALRGLKRFNNIIEAGQACEGICQYEDQAWFDAMLAMDFSDNMLANRHLEQFEQGLSDDTEPQLLQQLIAYVRYRRLGGEPVPLPLGSPYRAVSHLGRDGDVDGAIERLRTLTNADIPADWSLNFLFDDNLSVPDNVRRDPRYAEIFDNSRFKGVEAYRREQGNLAGLPLRPGDSGHEATN, from the coding sequence ATGGCCGACATCTTCCTCTCCTACGCCCGCGCCGACCAGCCGCGCATCGAGAAGCTGGCGGCCGCGCTCGAGGAAGCTGGCTATAGCGTCTGGTGGGACAGGCATATCCGCAGTGGCGCTGAATTTGCCCGTGATATCGAAGCTGCGCTCAAGGAAGCAAAGGCGGTTATTGTCGCCTGGTCGGAGCATGCCTCGGAAAGCGAATGGGTCCGCGAAGAAGCAAGCTATGCGCGCGACCACGGCAAACTCGTTGCATTGCGGCTCGATGATAGCATGCCGCCATTTGGCTATCGCCAACGTCAGGCCACTGACTTTTCCCACGGGCTGTTCGATGAAACTGCGCTCCACAGCCTGACCGAGGCAATCGATGCCCTTGTTGGCGGCGCGCATGAGGTTGAACCAGCAACGCCCCGCAAGCGTGTCCCCGTCAATGCCCTGGTTGCCGGCCTCCTGATCCTGCTCATCGGTGCGCTCGCCATCATGCGCCCGGGACCACTCGCTGAAATTTTCGCGGGTGAAGAAGGAGAAGCGGCATCCGTGACACTCGCGGTACTGCCCTTCCAGGAGATCGGTGCCCAGGCGGGATCTGGCCGCGATATTGCGTCGCGCATCGCGGACGCCCTTGGGGGCCGCGCCTACATGTCGCTGGTCTCACCCGGAACGACATTCGCAGCCGCTGATAATGGTGGCGCTCCGGGCGACATCGCCGAGCGGGTAAACGCTACCCATTTCGTGGAAGGCGACCTGCGCCAGGACGGCGGAGAGCTGAAGCTGAGCCTGCGCCTGGTCGATGCGGCCAGCGGCCAGCCGGTATGGACACGTCAGTTTGATCGCCCGGCCGGACAGCAGACGGCGCTCGTCCAGGATGCCGTTGCCCGCTTGGCGGCCGCAGTCCAGGCCCGTTTGGGTGTTGGCGAAGGCATGCTGTCCGATTACCGCGGCGTCTCACCCGAAATCTTGGCCGACTATCGCAGCGGCATGGAGGAAATGCTGGCCAACGATAGCGACGAGGCCCGGCTTGCTGCGCATCAATATTTTGACTCGGTTGCAGAACGCGCGCCGGAATGGGCCGATGCTCATGCCGCCAAGGCCGCGTCGATGATCGAATCCGGGCCAAACAACCTCGCTCTCAGCGTGGACGAATTTATGTCACATCAGCGCGAAGCTTATGAGCGCGCGCTCGCTAGTGATCCGACCAATCGTTGGGCATTGATTGCCAAGGCTTATACCGCCACACGCGCCCACGGTGACCCGCAAACCGCGATTGCCACGGCACGACGGGCAGTCGAACTGTATCCTCGTTCCGCAGAAAGCCAGCGTATCTTGGGTATCGCCCTCCTGGTGGGTGGCCATTATCGCGAAGCTTTGACCCATCTGGATCGGGCGCGCGCAATCGACGCTGGAATTTTCACGACACCCTATCGCCTCCTTGCCCTGCGCGGCCTCAAACGGTTCAACAATATCATCGAAGCCGGCCAGGCGTGCGAAGGCATATGCCAGTACGAGGATCAAGCCTGGTTCGATGCCATGCTCGCCATGGATTTCTCCGACAACATGCTCGCCAATCGTCATCTTGAACAGTTTGAACAAGGCTTGTCGGACGATACCGAACCGCAACTATTGCAGCAGTTGATTGCTTACGTCCGCTATAGGCGATTGGGTGGCGAACCTGTGCCACTTCCCCTCGGCAGTCCCTATCGCGCCGTTTCGCATCTGGGCCGCGATGGCGATGTTGACGGCGCGATCGAGCGACTGAGAACCTTGACGAATGCGGATATTCCAGCGGACTGGAGCCTCAACTTCCTGTTCGATGACAATCTCTCGGTGCCGGATAACGTCCGCCGTGATCCGCGGTACGCCGAAATTTTCGACAATAGCCGATTCAAGGGCGTAGAGGCCTACCGCCGTGAGCAGGGCAATCTTGCCGGCCTCCCCCTCCGCCCCGGCGATTCCGGTCATGAGGCAACCAACTGA
- a CDS encoding TIR domain-containing protein: MADIFLSYAREDRAIAERLGSAIEAAGKSVWWDRHIKGGSQFSKDIERELHAATHVLVLWSAASVESRWVRDEASHAADAGHLIGATIDGTPAPLGFGQFHTVDLQGWGETGAALPADLAEALDAEPVAPVPQPASSKSKKPFLIAGSAVALALAGGTYVAVNGIPGSTQQQSQSATLAIMPFSIGGDEGLSYLRTSLPGVFSDGLVAIPGLGIVSTNSTVALAEQQLTATQIGARLSATHVVEGDVRVSGDTLTIGVRLIDAATGAQIWADTVEGAPDQLPNVQGRMLRLLATALQTRLGLGRGDLADTRDVDPVAYDAYLRGLDRVFQRNEITDRQEAYRQLNRAISLEPDFAAAHAAKAYLLVHSDGASFGLNEEGIGQEIERAIASALEGDPDNILARAARVRAIPRFDGDIDAAIEAGEKLVADAPEAPESHYALSAVYFVAGRSTDALRQGEEAQARDPYNNIIRGYVANLKRWAGDYDEMARTMRNCADCSAQVQTWFYAMADHAEPYQFDRDRDDLLALSRQAGFPEFVIEQADAALRALIYERPYDGPEPFENYFGWAGVQLQAMLGKEEAAWAAIEWTSNTGDPSQVAELFYPGRLDIPDHMRRDPRYHAIFDHPVRAKILAWHKANGTTIGIPLSPEGKLN, from the coding sequence ATGGCCGACATCTTCCTCTCCTACGCCCGCGAAGATCGCGCCATCGCCGAGCGCCTCGGCTCCGCCATCGAAGCCGCGGGCAAGTCGGTCTGGTGGGACCGCCACATCAAGGGCGGGTCGCAATTTTCCAAGGATATCGAGCGCGAATTGCACGCTGCCACCCACGTCCTCGTGCTCTGGTCTGCGGCCAGCGTCGAAAGCCGCTGGGTCCGCGATGAAGCCAGCCATGCCGCCGACGCGGGCCACCTCATCGGCGCCACCATCGATGGCACCCCCGCGCCCTTGGGTTTCGGCCAGTTCCACACCGTCGACTTGCAAGGCTGGGGCGAGACCGGCGCCGCCCTGCCCGCCGACCTCGCTGAGGCCCTTGATGCCGAACCGGTCGCACCCGTGCCTCAGCCGGCCTCGTCCAAATCCAAAAAACCCTTCCTTATCGCCGGCAGCGCCGTCGCCCTGGCACTGGCCGGCGGCACCTATGTTGCCGTCAACGGCATTCCCGGCAGTACGCAGCAACAGTCGCAGTCGGCCACGCTCGCCATCATGCCCTTCTCTATCGGCGGCGATGAGGGATTGTCCTATCTTCGTACCAGCCTGCCCGGTGTCTTTTCCGACGGCCTCGTCGCCATTCCTGGGCTCGGCATCGTTTCCACCAATTCGACCGTCGCGCTGGCCGAGCAACAGCTGACCGCCACCCAGATTGGCGCGCGGCTGTCGGCAACCCATGTCGTAGAGGGCGATGTGCGGGTCAGTGGCGACACGCTTACGATTGGCGTGAGGCTGATCGATGCCGCCACCGGCGCACAGATTTGGGCCGATACGGTCGAAGGCGCACCCGACCAATTGCCCAACGTTCAGGGCCGCATGCTGCGTCTATTGGCCACGGCGCTGCAAACCCGGCTCGGTCTTGGCCGCGGCGACCTTGCCGACACGCGCGACGTCGACCCTGTCGCCTACGATGCTTACCTGCGCGGCCTCGATCGCGTTTTCCAGCGCAACGAGATAACCGACCGACAGGAAGCATACCGTCAGCTCAACCGCGCTATTTCGCTCGAACCCGATTTCGCCGCCGCCCACGCCGCCAAGGCATATTTGCTTGTGCACAGCGACGGCGCATCCTTCGGACTCAATGAAGAAGGCATCGGGCAGGAAATCGAACGCGCCATCGCTTCCGCCCTGGAGGGCGACCCCGACAATATCCTTGCGCGCGCCGCGAGGGTCCGGGCCATTCCCCGCTTCGATGGCGACATCGACGCAGCGATAGAGGCGGGCGAGAAGCTCGTCGCCGATGCGCCCGAAGCGCCTGAAAGCCATTACGCGCTCTCCGCCGTCTATTTCGTTGCCGGTCGCAGCACGGATGCTCTGCGCCAGGGCGAAGAGGCACAGGCGCGGGATCCCTACAATAACATCATCCGTGGCTACGTCGCCAACCTGAAACGCTGGGCCGGCGATTATGACGAAATGGCACGCACCATGCGTAATTGCGCCGATTGCAGCGCGCAGGTCCAGACATGGTTCTACGCCATGGCGGATCATGCCGAACCCTACCAGTTCGACCGAGACAGGGACGATTTGCTGGCGCTCTCCCGCCAGGCAGGCTTCCCGGAATTCGTCATCGAACAAGCCGATGCGGCGCTTCGCGCGCTGATCTACGAGCGCCCCTATGACGGCCCCGAACCATTCGAGAATTATTTCGGGTGGGCCGGTGTCCAGTTGCAGGCGATGCTGGGCAAGGAAGAAGCGGCGTGGGCAGCCATCGAGTGGACGAGTAACACCGGCGATCCCTCGCAGGTCGCCGAACTCTTCTACCCCGGTCGCCTCGATATTCCCGACCATATGCGCCGCGATCCGCGCTACCATGCCATCTTCGACCACCCAGTACGTGCGAAGATCCTTGCCTGGCACAAGGCCAATGGCACGACCATCGGCATCCCCCTCTCGCCAGAAGGCAAGTTGAACTGA